The nucleotide sequence CAAGACAGCATCATCATTTCAATAGATGGATGGATCGCTATCGTGCTAACATTACGACATTTACAAAACAGTAGCTAGCTACTAAATtactattattataattataaagAAGATCGTTACCTAAAGCTTGCCAACTGGCTTGAGAAAAGCAACCAAATGAACGTCATCTCTATACCAGATATCCCAGAATGCCTATCTACTTCCGGGGTTATGTTTACTTCTTTGTAGCCCCTGTATTTTAAGGTCGTCTGAAATGTCATGTTTTCTACTTAGAGTAAACGGTAATTTCATACAACACGTGTCCATTTAATTTGCCAAAATCAATATTTAATATATTTCTACAATATCAGTTCCTTTAAATGAAATAATATATTCTAAATTCTCtccatttcaccactactattaataggGCTCCAATTATCGCGCCTCCTTAAATCTCAAATACGTATCCGGTATTTTCTACACATGCGTTCAATACGTTCAAGCATGAGCAATCGTATGTGGCAAAATATTTGTTAAAATGAACTTTTCAGACGGAAAAAAAGAAATCGTACGATTACTCTCCAGAGTAAATTCCAAGGACCTGCCACGTTTAATTGACTGGATGAAAAACTCTGGTATTTAATAACCTTGGCATTAGCTATTTTAAGACTAAACCAACCATCCCATGTTCATGTTGGATTATGATGCTTTAACTGTATCACATTAGCAAGTCATTTTGTTTCTTGCAGATGAAGTGGATGATGGATTGATTGACAATCAAAAGgttatacttcaaagtatttcaGAGGATCTTAGGGCATGTCTTCCTTTGGAGGCTGTGCTCTCCTCCGAGTCCTTGGCTATTCAGAAGGTGGGTTACTGTAATTGCTTTCATTCCTCAACATCTTTACTCCGGGCCAAATGTACTTGCTGAGTGCTTGTATTTGGTGCAAGGtgtgtgtattttattttcagagaggaataaaataaaaatactcaCACTTAAAATTAGACTTTTATGTAATTAAATGGGtatttcacccaaattacaaaattacgTTGGTTTCCTTACGCTCtgagcagtctatggacaaggtatgacaacaatccatgctttggtttagtttccctggaactgtttccacatgctaacgGGTGTGGTACTAATCCCAATCAAGTCATGGGACTGTTTTTCACACATCTCCAAATAATCCAAAAGTATCTAAACTTGTGAAGCTGAACAAAGTCACAGATGATTTGAACACGTGTGAAAAATGTATTATCGGTCCCATggcttgaatgggatttgtgccacaaatgctaaaatgttAGCATGTGGTAACtgtgccagggaaactaaaccaaagcatggattgctgtcataccttgtccagaGACTGCTTACAGTGTAAGTAACcagtgtaattttgtaatttcGGTGTACTATCGCTTTGACTATCACAAATGAACTAATTATGTTCATCATCAATTGATTATTCAGACCCAACAGAACCCCCAGCCCACACTGCATGTGGATGCTTTCCTGTATGACGAGGACACCGTGGATACACTCTGTGAAGAGGGCAAGATGAGCCGCAACTACTGCCTGAACTGTGGCACTcacagaacagctcccctgggtaGGTTTGCCTAGCATGGGCCTCCTGAGTGACGCAGTGCTCTAAGGCAAAGCAGTGCTTCAGGCGTAACTACAGACCCgtgtttgatcccaggctgtgtcgaaGCCAgcggagacccatgaggcggcgcacaattggcccagtgttgtctgggttaggggagggtttggccggccaggatGTCCTTTTCCCACCGCGCTGTAgagactccttgtggtgggccaggcACAGGCACGCTGACTTAGTTCGCCAGTtttacggtgtttcctccgacacgttggtgcggctggcttcttggttaagcaagcagtgtgtcaagaagcagagaGGTTTGGCAGGGTCGTAttttggaggatgcatggctctcgaccttcgcctctcccgagtcagtacgggagttgcagcgataggacaagactgtaactaccaattggatatcacgaaattggggaggaaaaaggTGTAAAAAGTAGAAGAAAAAAAGGTTTGCCTTGCCTGGTTAATCATTGTACTTGTTCTGAAGGATCATGCCATCTCACCAACAATCCAATTACCCAAAGCCCATCAATAatcatactgaacaaaaatataaacgcagcatgtaaagtattggtcgcatgtttcatgagctgaaataaaatatcccataaatgttccataagcacaaaaatattatttctcccAAATAttatgcacaaatgtgtttacatccctgttagtgagcatttctcctttaccaagataatccatcaacatgacaggtgtggcatatcaggaagtgtattaaacagcataatcattacacaggtgcatcttgtgctgggacaataaaaggccactccaaaatgtgcagtttatcacacaacacaatgccacagatgtcgcACATTTTGAGAgcatgtaattggcatgctgaatacagaaatgtccaccagagcttttgccagagaattgaatgttcatttctctatcataaaccacctccaacgtagttttagagaatttggcagtatgtccaaccggcttcacaacctCTACCTCATGTATGATGTTGTGTGGGTTGAGCGGTTTGATGATGTTAATGTTCTgaacagtgccccatggtggtggtggggttttggtgtgggtaggcataagctatggaaaatgatcacaattgcattttatggatggcaatttgaatgcacagagataccgtgatgagatcctgaggcccattagcgtgccattcatccgccgccaccatctcatgtttcagcatgaaaatgcactgccccatgtcacaaggatctgtacacaattcctaatgctgaaaatgtcccagttattccatggcttgcatactcaccagacatgtcacccattgagcatatttGGGATGCCCTGGATGGACGTGTTTCACTTCCCGACAGTGTTCCACATCCCGAcagtatccagcaactttgcacagccattgaagatgagtaagacaacattccacaggccacaatcaacagcttgatcaTGCAAAGGAGACAATGGCCAGAttattataaaaaatattttttaaaggtATTTATGACCAACAGTTGCATATCTTTATTCCCAGTCAAGTGAAATctgtagattagggcctaatttatttattttaattgactgtattccttatgaactgtaactcactaaaatctttgaaattgttgctagTTGCGTTCATATTTTCCTTCAGCGTAGATGTGTAAGATAGGGGTGGGTTTATAACCCTCATGTGGCAGCATTGTGTCAAATGAATGTTTATTTGAATGTTTATTTTCTCAgagttcatctctcactccttctcgATATTGGAGCTCCAGTTCCTATTCCAGCATGTCCTACCAGAcctgactgggagactagtggtGGATGTGGGTTCCAGGCTAGGGGCAGTACTCTATGGGGTAAATTACAGTTTGTTTTGGAATGAAAGGGAAAGCATGTATGGCATTGAGATGTATTGTTAAAGGTTATGTGACAATATTGCAGGAAAATGTCATGAATTCTTtggtaaaaaaaagtatttactcTTCCAGTCATCTGTTGTGCTTCAGGGGTACCTGTACAGCTCTGCAGTTCGGCTGGTTGGGGTAGAGATCAGTGCAGAGTTTGTCAGGCTTCAGAATATGGCTGTGGAGAAGTATGGCTTCAGTGACCGAATACAGGTAAAGCGATCATTAGTATaattttacatgtatttatctTGAtctttgttttatgtttttttctctcattgTCTCACATTTCTGCAGGTCATCCATGGAGATATCAGTACTCAGGATTCCCTGTTACAGAATGCAGATGTTCTCATCATGAACAATGTGTTTGAGTACTTTCTACAGCCCAATGACCAAATGAAGTAGGTAAACCTTGGACACCACAcaaggggtgtattcattaggacATATCGTTTCCAAAAGTTTTCCAACAGAAAATATCATTATCCTATAatgcagcgtttcccaaactcgatcCTCAGGAacccaaggggtgcacattttgttttttgccttaacactacacagcttattcaaatgatcaaagcttgaagattatttgaatcagctgtgtagtaccAGGACAAAAACCAACATGTGCACCCCTTGGGCTCCCAAGGACCAAGTTTTGGAAACGCTGCAATATAGGATGCAGTAAGTGATCATTGGAAGAtttcaattgcatactcctcatgtcctgtctccttctcaaaaccaattggatgagaaagccagaggtcccgcccctctgaccttctcctccaatgggttttgatgaggagagaggggtaaggatgcaattgagatcttcCTCATATATTGTATCTGGTAATGATGCTGTGTAGTACCAGGACAAAAACCAACATGTGCACCTCTTGGGGTCCTGAGGACggggtttgggaaaccctgctctaATGTCTCTATCCTCTTGCTTTTGTAGAGCATGGTATTTTATCGTTCACAATTTCCGCAAGAAAGGTGCTCTATTGGTTACAGTTCCAAGCCTCCAGGAAGCACTTTCTTCACATCAGGTAAGTACTGAAAATGCCTGTAAAAACTTTCTGTTTTCCACACATTGAGAATTGAATGTTTCTATGATGTGTAACTTCAAGCATAATGCACACCTCTCTATTGCTGTATTGTGCTCCTCCTTCAGGGAGGGATCAACCTCAGCAAGTGGGTAGAGGAACTACCTCTGGATTACAACGTCTATCTGGGGAAGGACGGTGACCCGGACGCATTCAAAAGTATACGCCTGTATAGGGTACTGTGACCCTGAGTGAAGACCAAACATCCGCTCAGACTTTCTGTCCCTTGGATATTGACTTTCTGCTGCAATTGCAGATGGATTCTCTTATAGGACTGTGCCCTACCATATCATGTTCAAGGTATAACAATCTATAAAGATGACTGAGTGATCTGTGATAAGAAATCCCAAATATCACTCTGATAATGTTATGTACTTTACAGTTCAGTGAATGATTTGTCAGCCTtttttacagaaaatgtttgaccaatGTCTGAAATACTGGAGTAAATGAGTAGTTAAAACATTTGCCTGATGGTTCTTGTATGTTCCCCTCTCACCCACACTACTGAAACAGGAAGCATGGGAGGGTAGCATAATTACAGCAGAAAGTGGCTA is from Oncorhynchus masou masou isolate Uvic2021 chromosome 32, UVic_Omas_1.1, whole genome shotgun sequence and encodes:
- the LOC135525653 gene encoding uncharacterized protein LOC135525653, which produces MNFSDGKKEIVRLLSRVNSKDLPRLIDWMKNSDEVDDGLIDNQKVILQSISEDLRACLPLEAVLSSESLAIQKTQQNPQPTLHVDAFLYDEDTVDTLCEEGKMSRNYCLNCGTHRTAPLEFISHSFSILELQFLFQHVLPDLTGRLVVDVGSRLGAVLYGGYLYSSAVRLVGVEISAEFVRLQNMAVEKYGFSDRIQVIHGDISTQDSLLQNADVLIMNNVFEYFLQPNDQMKAWYFIVHNFRKKGALLVTVPSLQEALSSHQGGINLSKWVEELPLDYNVYLGKDGDPDAFKSIRLYRVL